Below is a genomic region from Fusarium oxysporum Fo47 chromosome VIII, complete sequence.
TCTCTGATTTCCTAGCTGGGCAGGAGACAGGTGCACTTTCTCTCCCAAAGTTCCCCAACCTATCAGATGCAAGACCTCTGTGTGCTCCGTGCTTTCCTGCCCGTGGTCCGGCTTCTCCTCCGTGGCCCGTCGCCCGTGCGGCCGTGCCCCGTGCTTCCTTCCCGTTCTAAGGTACTTGGTTGCTTCTTAACGCTAATGTCAACTCAACCTTCATGTCCATTCAAAGACGAGAGCGTGAGCTTACATCTCCACTTCCACTCCTCATCCGCAATGAAACATGCAAAGTTTACGAAGATACCAGTTCAGCATCCAATCTCCTATATTCGACCCGACTCTTTAAAGTGAGGCGTTCAGGACTGATTCAAGCCCACAGAGTCAGAAATTACCTAGAGAAACTAACCCTGCAGACAGCTTGTCGAAGTTATGACGATCCGCGAGCCACTTCAACTGTGATCAGGGGCCTTAGCTCTTTCCGCTAGTCGAACCTTGGCGATGGCGTCTGTTGGTCTCAACAACCAAATCTATGGCTGCATCTCGGACAACTTCCCCTAGCTAATATCCAGGCCAGGACCAGACGAAAAAACACAAGCCAGGGGATCAAAGCGGGATCCAAAAAGCAAACTACCACGTTCTCTGTCAACGGCCAACAGAGACCGGCCGTTGCCCACAGCGTCAGGAACCTGGAACCTTGTCGTTTGACGGGTTCTAAGCTTGATTCTAAAACGGGCATTCAAAATTTCTTCGCATGTTCTCTCGAGGTTCCTTGAGTGTTCTCAGAATGACGCCTGATAAGTGGATTTTAATCCTCTCTTCTTGAAATAGGCTCACCAACGTTCCACAACTTGCTAAGCATGGGCAAACACCAGCAACACTCTAAGCACATCGCAATCGTTTATACCGTGTTCTAGATCATCCCGATTCAATCAGTTTCTCGTGTAACAGCTCCACAGATCCAACAGGTTGGCATTTAAGTTTGTTGTCTGATGGGGCACATGGGTCTTTGCGAATATCATCGACCGGCTTTTGAACAAATGCCGTCAATGCATCAGCTTTCCCCGCAACAGGTATGTAGCATCATCAACGGTTGAACATAACCGAGCTGGCGGTTTgcgagatgatgatgactcgTTCCCATTCAATACTTACTATAGTATGCTGTTCAGTCCCGAAAACATTCCCGCCTCAGGCCCATGATCTCTAGCTCCGGTGATAGCGAGAGCCAGTGACAACCACGGAATGAAGAATTTTCAGCTTCAAAGCGAAACCGACTCTGTGAACTCCAACTCCGGCTGATGTCTTGATTATAGGGGACCAAATATTCTGTGTTTACCAGTACAGATCAAGCTTTGATAGGCTGTTTATCCCCGTTTCGTGTACGAATGTCATTTGTCTCCGACCGAGTTGAATTTGATCGACAGCATTTTGACCTTATTTCCAAAGGTTAACAGTCTACAGGGTTCACTGCAGGCAGCTATTGAGTTAAAAGTCACAGGCTCTTGACTCATGTAAACTGTACACGCCCCCGACTTTACAATATGTTCAGATATCATCAACCAATCAATGCCAGTACGGCTCTCAACCTCGTGCATCTGCTTCAATGTTGAGCTTCATGACATTAGCAACTTTGAAGAACCAACAACTCAACAACGTCACCCTGTCCATTTTCAAATTTTCAATAATACAGATTTTGGATAATCGTGGGAGCGTTCCACAACAGGCCCGGCGTAAGTTAGGTAAAGTGTACCAAATGGCAACACCACTGCATTCAAGGCCTCCATCTCAAAGCCACAAGCCCCCACGGCGAGCAAACCACGGCTCGAACCTGACTTCAGACAATTTAAGATTTGACGCCGGTTCGCCACCAGCTTCAGCCAGTGAACCCAAAAACTCACCACAGACCACCATCCCGAAAAGAGTGGGATGCCAAGCCTCGGACCGATGAATTGGGTCCTTTTAACAGCATTTTTAGAATGCATGTCCCCTGTGTCAGAGGAGGAGCTCATAAGGCTTCTACTGCAAGGAGTTGTCATAGGGCCGACTTCAACTGCAACCCGATAATGTTCGGTCTCTCATGATCTGTTCAGGCAGAGCTCGGAACCGACAGACTATGTACGTAGTACAGTACTGTAATTACCCAGTTGGAGGATCGAAATGCAGTTCTAGCATTTTACCTTGATAGATATTGGGGCACAGGAACTACGCGGGCCACTTGCACTGAATTTTCTGTCAGTTGCTCTCACAATAGCATATATTGCTATTTGATGAGACATATTGAACTAATGAGAATGCAGGATCTTCAACATAATCTTGCCCCCATACTACGTGGTTCTCGTCCGTAGAACAGTTTGTCCTTCTGTCGGACTGTGCTCATCATCTCTGTGATACTTGATGCGTCTCAGGCCCAGTACAAAAAGCAAAGCGTCTATCACTTCCCCAGTTCGCACGACCAGATCGTCCCGTCCCCTGATGCAAGATCCCAGTATATCGAGCTACAATCTATGATGACTGACTAGTGGCATCTAGCCTGGCATTCGCGATTCAGGACACGGTTAACGTTTTCCCAGATTACGCATGAAATCACGACTGCTTATCTTGTAATATACTTTCCTCGACTCTTCTCATCGGGTGTTGGACATGGCTATGGCGCTCTGTCCGAAACGGGATGATAATAAAAGGGGAACGGGCTGAAACAGGGATGCATTTCGGCTCATGTTCAAAACCCGAGGACATGGATGACAGGGCAGCGCACGTCACTCCCTAGTGTTGGAAATGCTGTAGTACCAACTTGAAGTTGGTCGTGTTATGCACGACAGAAACCGCATGAGCGCTAACAGGTTCTGTGGTTATCGAAATGTTCGAGAACGCTCTAAGGGACCTCATCGGTTCTTCCGATGGCAGGTTTTATGGCGCTTCATATTCGCCGCGTACCTGAGCCACTCCGCTTTCACTACAAACTTGTGCTGATATGGGCCGTATTCCGAAATCTGACCCTGTCTGTCGGTATTAAATCGACCTTTTGGGATGGGCGCCTCCGGCCGAAAAGTCTTTGCTTGCCATCTCCGACCTTTGGGCCGTTTCTCAGAATTTGTTCAGGGAATGAACATGTTTTCGACTCACATGCTAGTAAAAAGCTAGCTTTGCTGGGTCTTCGGCAGTTGATTTTGCCGCATTGCCTTGTTCATCAAAAACCAAGACACTATCGTTTGACACTGAACCCGTGCACACTAACGATGTTACTCTATCCATGACGCCTTGCCAACAGAAAAATCTCTGTTCACGATTTATTCCTTCTTTTGGAATTCCTTCTCTTTCGGCCGGACCGATGCGAAGCCACACCTAGCATACGTTGCGTGTACTGTATCTCCAACAGTTCAACGTTGCTTGCTGACgggagaaaaaaaaaaaagtcaaAACTTTCAGGGTATCATGATCGCCATCGACTCCTGCGGGTACAACATCCGTCGCATTTCCACAAGGGAAGAGCAAAATTTTGATATGCTTAGAAATACTTGACATGGTACATCCATGTATTGACAACAACTGTCAGCCCCTGAGTATTAACTCCTTTTGGGCACAGAATCAGTTGACTATTTCGTATGTATTTTGAGACACTAGCCAGATGTGAATACAAGTTCTAGAGATACATAGTTGTTGGAGGAAGCTCGGTCAGTGGCAATGTCGAAGCACTTAGTAGTTCTAGATTCCGTATATATCGAAGCTATCATGACTCGTCATAGTTTCAATGGGTGTGAGAAATAGGTTGTCCCCGGGGAGCAAGAGAACTTCTGACGTTAAGCTAACTGGTCTAAATGCCTATcaagatatactaaacttacctaagtcttctcatcacttaggatagaggtcccaagttttcttgcctcccctaggTTATGTAGACATATCAGCTGTGTCCGGAATCTGAGTCGGCAACAATTTTTATTAGCAGTGCAGTGTCTTTTCGAGACATCGAATATCGTGATGAGTCTGCTTCCTAACAGTTGTGATGGAAGGGACAGGAGGCCACCACTCACTTCATATCAAAACCGTGATTTCCATAGCGATAGCATCGACAGAGCTTAAAATGAAGAGACAATTGGTCTTCCTTGATACATGATATTCATTATCTGTCATATTCGAACCCGAACGACAAGATCCTATGCTCCTCCAATGCTATACATAATCCAAATCCACATCAAGACATCATCCAGAGTCACCCTTGATATTATGGaaagtcatcatcttccagtCCTTCAATCCGTTTCTCACCAACCTCACGAATCTTTTCTCCCAAGATCGTCCTTCCATATCTCTCTGCCACTCTACCAGCAGCCTCCATCATGCGGCCTGTACGATCCCGCATGAGCTGTACCATCTCCAGCGCACGCATGCCTCGCTCTTCGCCTTCACGACACTCGACCGCCAGGAGTTGCAGAAGAGTCTTGTCGATCTCGAGTTCAAGACGCGAGAGCTGCGAGCGCTGCGTGTGACTGCTCGATGTAGCCTCCACAAGATCTCGGAGCTGAGCTGCCTTTACGTTATGAAGCATGAACTGCTGCTCGAGCTTGCGAGTTTCTGAAGAaccatcctcgtcttcatccttatcttcatcgccatcggCCATGTCAATATCCTCAGATCCTTCTCGGGCTTTGCGCTTCGAGGTTTTAGGTGCTGATGATATAGGGATGGAGAACTCGAATTCAGACAGAAGTGGACGAGGGAAATAGGGGTACTGGTCACCACCCTTGAGAATGATGCAGTGGAACTTGTTATCAGCCACTGCAATAGGAAAGTAGGACTCGTTCTTGCGACCTGATGCTAAACGGTCCAGCAATTTCGTGTCTAGAAGAGGCACCCATGATGCCCTTGAAGGCTGTCGCCAGTGAAGAAGTGTAAGAAGAGTGCCTGTTGAGTCGTAGATACAGGGGTCCTGGGTCGCAGGTTAGTCCGGTCCCTTATACTGAGTCCTATAGAGAAAACTTACACCGTTGtccgagaagaagacgctCTTGAGTGTGGCACCCTCGGGAAGAGCTACTGTATCCTCGTTCTGGCAAATCTCATCTCGCTTGACATTCTCAATTGTGTACAAAAGACGAGTGTTACCATCCGCACCCATGGGTCCATTACCCATAGTCAATACGTAATCCCTCCAGCTAGCACATGTCACCATTGGTGTGCTCTTGGGTCGATAGACACGATATGGCATGCCGAATAGGGTGTATACTCGTACATAGTTGGCACTAGTTGTGACTGTAATAAAAGACTCACTCAAAGACATGGCCGTCACAGCTTCGTCCTTGGGTAATTCAATGCGCCAGTCATATCGTTGCGTCCATGTCTCGTGCGGTCGATAGAATATGACTGCAGGGGCATCATCTTTAGGTGGGCATGAGAAGAGTGTGCCATGCTCAGTCAGGCAGGCCTTGTCGTAGAGGAAGGTATCGCTAAAGTGAAAGTCTCGATGGAGTTCGTGATCGTAGAACTCAACTGTAACAGTGTGGTGTGAGTCCTGATCGACCGTCCAGACGAAACCAATCAGGTTCAGACAAAGGTACTTGCGGTTCCCTCGCCAGGGAGTCGCTCCTGGTTGAAATGCTTCATGGTATTGCGGCTCAAGCATATGACGACGCTTATTTGAGGTACCATacccatcatcaccatcccGAGCTCGTTTCTGGCCTTGCCCAATGGTGTATCCAGCACCGTCATCGTCCTCCACGAAGTCATCGTCACCATATCCATCTCCGCCTTCGAGAAATGAGTCGAGACTTCCAAGTGACTCCCTTCGGGGTCTCGTTGGCAGACCTTGTTGCTTCTGGCCGTTGACTGGAGGCGGTCTTCGGTTCGCAGATAACTCGGCAAGGGGGTCGTGGATGAAGGGGGCAGGTTGTGTGGCCAGTTTTAACAGAGGCGAGAACTGGTCTGTTAGGAAGTCTGGGTAGATGTAGACTTCACCATCAGTGGTTGTGAAGGAGAGAATGTTCTTGGTAGGGTGCCACACAATGTCAATGACATTGAAGTAGTCGTATCTTGCAATGACGGACTGTGTCTTGGTTTCCCAGATGAGGACCTTTCCATCTTTGCTCGCTGATGCCAACATCGCGCCATTGGGCGACCAGGCGATGGCAGTGATATCAGCCAAATGCCCGTTGGCGAAAGTTCTTTGTTTCTCCCAATCAttcttggagatgatctGGATGTCTCGAACGGGTGTCGGTACGGCAAATGCTCTACCGTCTGGATGCCACGCAACGCGTGTTGAGGTCTCGCTGTCTCCGTCGATAGCGCCAATGATACCATCCACCTTTCGAATCAGCTCTGGCTCTTCGGCTGTGAGAGAATATACATAAACAATTCCATCGGTGCCAGAAAGTGCAACCAATCGCCCTTGAGGATCGAAGCTGACATTTCGTACAGCCCGGGCATGCTCTCGAAGGTGCTTGACCTGTGTGATGTCCTTTGTGTTCACAATCTTGACACTCAGCTCATCACTTGCCACAGCGCACCATTGACGATCATTAGTCAATGCAACATCGCGAATCGGCAGTACAGTTCGAGTAAGAAAGCGCTCAAAGGTATTTGTCTCGAGGGAGTATAAACTGACGGTGCCGTCCTCGGATCCAACAACAAAGAATTCGTCTCCAGCGGCAACAGCCATGTTCTGTTCCTGACAATCATCTATATTGATCGGTTCTCCATCAGATCCTGTTTTGTAGAGACGAATCGTGTTGTTGGAGCCTACTGTGACAAGACGACTTCCATCGGGAGTGTAGGCACAGCGAGTAGTTCCTTGTGTATGGGCGGGCCGAGGCCGTGGTTTAGAAGCGATTGTCGAGTCCATGGTCGTCGATGTGATATTGTTTTAGTCGTTCAGATCAACGAGCAATGGGATATTTGCTATGATAGAAAAAGGGCGATGATGGGTGGTGGTTGGTTTAGAAGTGGGACAGGCGTTTGTCGGGAGACGCGTCTGAGCGCGTCGCAATTAAAGTCGCGGAAAGACCCCGCGCCGTGACAGGGAAGAGCTCCACTAAAATTCAACTCCCACCCAAAGATCTCCAACTCTTTTATGGCTGCCTACCTAACCTGGATCAAGAGATAATATCACGAGTTAGACTCACGACAAGCACAGTATCTACCACTGAGGCTAATATTGCGTTCCGGTATCAGAACCTGTTGCTATAACACGTATAAATCTTGATCATCAAAATGCAATCTGCAGACCGTGA
It encodes:
- a CDS encoding WD40-repeat-containing domain protein encodes the protein MDSTIASKPRPRPAHTQGTTRCAYTPDGSRLVTVGSNNTIRLYKTGSDGEPINIDDCQEQNMAVAAGDEFFVVGSEDGTVSLYSLETNTFERFLTRTVLPIRDVALTNDRQWCAVASDELSVKIVNTKDITQVKHLREHARAVRNVSFDPQGRLVALSGTDGIVYVYSLTAEEPELIRKVDGIIGAIDGDSETSTRVAWHPDGRAFAVPTPVRDIQIISKNDWEKQRTFANGHLADITAIAWSPNGAMLASASKDGKVLIWETKTQSVIARYDYFNVIDIVWHPTKNILSFTTTDGEVYIYPDFLTDQFSPLLKLATQPAPFIHDPLAELSANRRPPPVNGQKQQGLPTRPRRESLGSLDSFLEGGDGYGDDDFVEDDDGAGYTIGQGQKRARDGDDGYGTSNKRRHMLEPQYHEAFQPGATPWRGNRKYLCLNLIGFVWTVDQDSHHTVTVEFYDHELHRDFHFSDTFLYDKACLTEHGTLFSCPPKDDAPAVIFYRPHETWTQRYDWRIELPKDEAVTAMSLSESFITVTTSANYVRVYTLFGMPYRVYRPKSTPMVTCASWRDYVLTMGNGPMGADGNTRLLYTIENVKRDEICQNEDTVALPEGATLKSVFFSDNGDPCIYDSTGTLLTLLHWRQPSRASWVPLLDTKLLDRLASGRKNESYFPIAVADNKFHCIILKGGDQYPYFPRPLLSEFEFSIPISSAPKTSKRKAREGSEDIDMADGDEDKDEDEDGSSETRKLEQQFMLHNVKAAQLRDLVEATSSSHTQRSQLSRLELEIDKTLLQLLAVECREGEERGMRALEMVQLMRDRTGRMMEAAGRVAERYGRTILGEKIREVGEKRIEGLEDDDFP